The following nucleotide sequence is from Aedes aegypti strain LVP_AGWG chromosome 3, AaegL5.0 Primary Assembly, whole genome shotgun sequence.
GTGAAAGAGCatctaaagaaaatttcagttttaagCTATTCTGCATAAAAGAATGGCCTTTTTGGCCAAACTGTTGAAGATCTGTTTAGTATTTACGGACCATGCACAAATCATGTCACGGAAAAAGTTTCCGGGCAGGCGTTAAAAGCTTAGTAATAGAAAAGAAAATAGGATATGAATAGCTAAAATAAATATTACCTTAATAGATATAAAAGATAAAATATTTGGAAatgatctaaaatttactcctgaaATAACATTAgcaaatcatatttttcttttcaaaaatctgatcGATAGCTGTGAgctgcaaacatcaaattttgaattgGTTAAGAAATTCCAagatcaaaattttgatattatcttcagatctttggaggaattattttctagatttttttaacATCGACTTTCGTGTTCGATTAAATATGCTATGCTAAACGTTACCTGAGCTGCacctaaaaaaatccaaagaagtTCATTCCCCATAACATACGATTGTtagtttctccagtaattttcgTATTTAGTATTGCACTTGAACGAAAAGATTAATCACATTTACAGGACCTAAATTTATTGTGTACTTTcatatttcgcattttttatctTGTTTTGGCtaatttataattattaaatATATAAATGTTATCAGTCGaattaacaaaataaaatatacaTACCGTAaggtgccgtaattcagcgggCCTAAGACCCTAATTACGCGCATTTTGGAATGTTTCCAATAAATTGGAAATAATGTTAATGTTGATTTCCAGTGTTATTGTGATGTATCACCATCATATACAGTTTTCTTAAATTTCGACAAACTTTGGACCAAATGCGCTGAATTAGGCACTTTGCGGTACCTATAGCTACTTAAGTATTAACATTTAATTTCTACAAACAATTCAATAGTTGAGTTGAGTAGGAATTGTGTACATCATGTCTAAGGGCCAACTAAAAATTTACTTCCGTCGGTTCAATCTTGATTTCTAGCTTTAGTTCCTGCGTTTCATCCCTATGCAACAAACTGGGTCTCGGTTCGACTGAACCGGTAGTCGGCGGATAAAGGCTCGGACATGCAAGTGAGTGTACCCTGAAATAAATAATATCCGATAAGAATGAGTGTTTTAATTCCTCAACAATGTTTTTGTTGAAGTCtctatattcttcttcttctttttggcattacgtcccaactgggacagagcctgcttctcagcttagtgttcttatgagcacttccacagttattaactgagagctttctttgccgaatgaccatttctgcatgtgtatatcgtgtggcaggtacgaagatactctatgccctgggaatcgagaaaatttcctttacgaaaagatcctcgaccagcgggattcgaacccacgaccctcagcatggtcatgctgaatagctgcgagtttaccgctacggctatctgggccccaaaggGAAGTCTCTATATATCCAAAAGAAAAATGTGAATACATACCCTTGCGATTTGTTGTTGGGATTGCAGAAATCAGAGTCTTTGAAATGTCGCTCACAAATCACACTGTCTTTTGCAAGCGGTGAATTTTGACAAAACTCGATCCACTTGTCGATATTcctgcaagaaaaaaaatgtacagaTGTGATGCAGCGAAGAATGCATTATCACAAGATTAATCAACTTACGTTCTCTTTGCAGTGAATATTTTGTAGAACGATTTTGTTGATATACAATGCCTGAAACTAGGACATCCTTCAACAGCACAGTTTTTGCCCATCTCAGTTACACCGATCTCTGTGGTTCCTTTGGAGTATAATTAAACTTGTTGCCCAAATTTCAGTAAACTGTATCGTAAAATGTTGTTTGTTTACAATTTGTTCGCTATAATCTTCAATGCAAGTGTGTGACTGTGGTGTGAAATAAGAGCGAGAGAATACTGTACACGTTAATAGTGTTGTACTCAGCGGCTGTATGATTTTAGGAAGAAACTACCCGTAACCCACTCGTTCATAGTAGAACCAATATTTCtgtagaaacaaaaaaaaaataataacatattttcaatttaaaaagtttttgcttcaatagatatttttaaatgttaaaacttttgcttttattttatgaaaaatatgagAAATAATTCTATTATTTTGATCTTCTCCAGAAAATACAGGCGCTGTGTGTATTGTTTTTAGTGTAGTAGTTAAATGTGAGAGAGAGAGAATTGAGAGCGAACCGATAACCGTCCCGCAAAGTGTATAGCTGTACCTACCTAGGTAAATTCATTGGTTAATTATTACcaataattttacaaattaataTTTGAGGAAAAATGCTATAACTTCATTCACAACTCATAAAATCATACCTATGAGAATTTCAATAAATCTATTTGACAGTAGTATCAAGACATTGTTGCATGCACAAAAGCAAGTGTGTAACCAGATTTTTCATCAGTAGAAGGATAAGCAGATTTCTAAAGTTCATAACCGATTTCATGCCAAACCAAACATTTCAAAACCTCTCAGCTTCTTTTTAGTATGTGCATTctacaaaaaaattgtgcggtaagaaCTACTATTTtggggggttaacttaagcgctcgcaccggcaattttcagcagaccagaaacgcgcttgattttaccatgtttgtagtcgaaatcagattgttgtaaattatttctgtcgaaTGTACCAGTTatatggtgggatgtaccgtaaacatagtaaattgatctaaaattccatggtagtttcaagaatgggcgtagtcagctacaatagtaattattaccacagaattttttcccgtgtataaATATTAATATTGTTCTTTTTCCCACTGTGAGCAATGTGAAGTACAAAAACTTTATAGTACAATTTATCGACTGGCTCAACGGTGAAGTTCGATTGGAAAAAGTCAGAAGATTCGTTTGCTGTCGGCCAGTTGTCCTGCGTTTTGCCCTGATAAGTTAGAGGGTCGTGATTTTGCTGAGTCTCTTATTGTAAACTACtgttaaaaaaaagatttcatatggttcctttgaaatttcagtAAGCATACCTTTAGAATAAATTGCCTAAGCGTTTGTCCCAGTAATCACAAACACCAAATCTCTCAGAAACTGCTTcagtagggcgattcaaaatttaaaaatgtttgaaaatccaatttcCCATATCATCCTTACGATCctaaccataaaaatagtgttaagtgaaattttcagctttttcggtggtgatttaaaggtttCAGTCGCTTAGCCGTATTGGGAATACAACGAAgagcgggttcgattcccgctccagtcggagGAAGTTTTAGTCcaatgaaaaattcatcactagGCTTTTTGGAGTTTCGTGTTGTTCGTTAGTTAATTTTAGTGATCGTTGAGTATATGCAGCCTttgcctgattttttttatattgaggTTTGTTCCAGAAGTTTCGAAGAAGTTCGAAGTTTTTTCATATGAATTCCTTCAATTCATCTCTTttattatcgtggaattgctattatttcatccattccaaaactatttgaatcaattataaataaaaatgtgttcagccaaataaaacatagaataacgaATACACAACACGGTTTCTATAAAGGTCGCTCTACTACAGcaaaccttttggaatttgtaaattacactttgaatgcaatggatagaggtaaccacgtcgaagcacttcacaccgattttagtaaggcatttgacagactagacattcctatgttgattttcaagctcaataaaatgggaattgcgatgagactcctcaactggattgaatcttatttaacagatcgccaacaaatagttaaatttgagggaaaaatgtctaaacctgttcacgttacatcaggagttccccaaggttcgcatttaggtccattgttatttatattatttgttaacgatatttcatatgtgcttaaacatcttaaaattctgatttatgccgacgatatgaaactttatatggaaatcaatagcaacaaagatagcgacatttatctgaatgaaataagtatatttgatgaatggtgtagcaaaagcttacttcaattaaacgtcaaaaaatgtaatttaatcacatatagcagaaaacggaatacaccacagattactgtctctttaggaaatcaaattgttcaaaagtgcgataagattagagatttaggtgtcatattagattctaaacttacctttactgatcattataatacgattatccataaagcaaccaatatgttgagctttattaagcgttttagctacaattttcgggatccatatacgattaaaaccttgtacattgcttatgtaagatcagttctagaatattgtagtattgtgtggtctccgcatataaaaatacatggtgatagaatcgaatcagtacaaaagcaatttcttttatatgccttacgcaaatagggtcctaaagccctgtcccaattttagtgccaaacgcttgagtttaggccaaaaacacatgttttctcaattttctaatgttttccgttggtttaagaccaaaaaaattttttttagattttgtcacatcctctggcttaaactcaaattttgggtgtattttgttttccgtgtcgcttacgaaatgtcagataggaacaaccccagtggtcgaactaaaacccctgtggtatttgtgtcgactaagcgaacgtcaaacatgatcaaaagtgtcaaggttcatttatggaccaaatttttaaattaaattttaaacatgatatagccattatttgagcgggataAATTGcaaaagtagttacagtaacatgctttttcgtgttatgaaataaaaacaagatttcattaaaaattttaggacccaattaggctggacaacgtttccactgccatcatacgaggctcgatgcatgcttatcgatattcaaaccttaaatgagcgtcgcgaaatagccatgatttcatttatcaatgatattgtatcgcagcgtattgattccaccaatcttttatcatgtttgaatttctacacgcccgctagacagttaagaaatcggaatttgtttgcatcaaataatcatcgtacaaactatgcaaaattcggcccaatgaatcgaatgatgtctctttataatcagcattgcacagaaattgatctgaccatgtcgcgaacaaagctaagacaatattttaattccttaagatataatacaacatagaattaagcaaatgtgtagtctactattgattgacgaaataaataaataaataaataaataagtttccggaatttctaaaataatttgACCTGGGATTCCTTATCAAGTTCCTCCCGTAATTGTTCTAAGGAATACTCCAGCATTTCAGCCAAGgtttacagggtgtccgcaaattatccgtacaaactttgaagacctgtctctatacaatcaagcatgataaattcaatattcttgcatggtttcaaCCATTAGCTTATTATATCCTTAAGgtgtaagtttgacacatttacgaattcaaatatttgtcaaaccaagccaaatgtattgaggtgtcttaaaaagagttgtttttcgagctttatgacggaagagaaatgtccatagaactcattgaatttgaaccgtataattttctaCTTCAAGTcaaacttgaagccactaaactgtaggttacttcaaatgataataggacatttggattcgtctcttttagattttaagGATAAcgcatctccagtatgactagcggccctcaggaaaatcgtcccagaaaaatttaaatttatgtttctcagtaacaagcactcgattcaaaattatttaaagttgtattttgtgttagcatgtagatgtattataaaaggtaaatgaacattgatttttcattgtttcaaatgcgagatcatctttcccaaattttgctgttcggataatttgcggacaccctgtattccTGCAGatttttcaaacagttttcgaataaattttctagtgaaatctcTAACGATTCTTCGAAAGTTTATTTTATGTTTCAGACCGGTAAATGCTACAGATattattccagtaattcctaCGATCGTTGCTCTATAATTTTCTTACCATCCAGAAATAcgaataattatttatttcatgaattatttcacaAATTTATCTAGTAAATCTCTCAAGACTTTTACTTAAATCCAATAGTTCTTTCACAGATCCTTGCAGGAGTTCAGGAACTTAAGAAGTTCCAGAAAAATAGAAATGTAGAAATGCATTCCGGGTTTGTTATCTAAATATTTCCAATAAAttctgaactttttttttacatttcccTGGAAACCTGggaaaaaaatctataaaggctttcttggaaaatttgtcGAAAATTTTTTGGTGGGattgttgaaggaatttttaATCTTATTAGCACTAGCAGTGATACTTTATGCAGAGCTTAAAGTACTTAAAGTACTTTACTTGAATCTTACTAGCACTAGCAGTGATACTAAGTGGAGAGAATGCCTGCTGAACCggataaaatatttaaaaaatattttgtcatctaGTGGTCAAAGTTTAAcaataacaaagtaaatttacaacatttactgatggcggcagctaattttttgtctACGACTAGTCTAGAACAttagtttgaaaaaataaacttataaTTATAAACATTCAGACGTATGTCATTTATTTGCATCGTATTCTATGATTTTTGTTAAACACAGCACTATTCtcttaatgaaaattgaaaggTGTAGATACACATATGTAACGTATTATCTTGAATTTTACTTAAATGTTTATTACTGCACAAGTTTATTGATCAATTCTTGAAAACACTTTGTCATATTTAATGTATTTATTTGTACATTTCAagtattttaaaatgttttcatcGAAACTTTAAATCGTCACAACAAAAAAGTCGCACGcggcacactggggcagatcgctgttttggacggccaaaacctctagtactctggatatgcatcctagaggtttgatgtcttcgacaaagtattttggaataatttgtactacattttgactcaTTCAGATTtcatctagataagtgaaaactgatctagaacagttttatcttttgataggagcgtgcTAGCCAAAAACTTTCGTGATGCGAACATTTCCACCACTGATTACTAGTTGAACTCTTGAAGATGCTCTAAACGGAATCTTTGTATACTAAACGGAATACCTTTGTAGTGTAATTGATAAATTCTAGGAGGACTCAAAACTTATATaaacaaaaccaaaataatctttGCAGGACTTCTTGGTGGTATCTATgagcagtagcgcaaccaggatttggctctagggggggttttgtgaaGCTGaagattatgtgtttttggtaaaataaaacggATGTAAAAACTTTCGggctgaataatttaaaattaggctgatacaaatattaattttcttttatgtcaccaccCCCCCcctccttcaaaaatccgaaaattttgcaggggagaaaaaaaagattcatcaattatttGGCATCAGTtgggattttttaattttcgaagTAAAACACAGGTAAAATAAAGGTCCAgaggacgattgaaaaaagttgaacaactatcgttcaaaataaaaattcgaaaaaataacttttttttctattttaatttttttgttccttatttgtttttatcacCAACCCCCCcccaccccctcgtacctttcaagtggtctcggacataaaagaaaattaatatttgtatcagccttattgcgAGATTaccataagaaaaaaataacaccaaATGCAAACTTAAGCTTTTCTCTTCCATTCTGGGcatacatttttatataaatttacaaCTCTATTAAAAGGAAATCTTTTGTACCTGgtgaagttttccaaaatgcGTATTACATATCGCGTAGTTTGTTCGAAAGTTTATCCAAGTTACATATGGATGCGCGCACATACACTGTAAAGGATCAACCTCTGGCAACCAGGCCTGTATGAATACCCAATACTGTATGCATACTTTGATAATGACTTGGCTGTATTTTGCTAATGTCAAATGTGTTTACTTTGTTCTTTTATTACCAACCGCGAATTACAAGATTATGTTATCTCCCGAAGTAATATCTGGATTTTTAATCGAGTTTCTCCGTCCATCCGAAATCCCATTTTATACACACTTTTCAACTATCAGAATCTTTCAAGTACAAGTCGCAGTAATAAGCATTGCGACTGTCATTAGCAGTTTGTCGAGGGCAAATCAGCATTGTAGATATTGAAGCATTTCCATATTGTAGACGAATTTTCAGCTTAGCAATGGAATCACCATCTTCCATAATCTTTCCTAGggtttttatttgtaatcatatacttaaaactaaagaATTGCTTCTCCGGAAATTCACGTGCTATCTGGAGAtcttgaaattttccaaatgctGAGCCAactaaaagatttttcaaagcatcgAATTTTGCATCAAACAGCTTTTTGAACGGTATAGATATACAAACATAGTTGCATGTTTGTTCGATACAAACTTCTCTTCGAAAATCTGTGGCTAATTTATCAGAAAAAGCTAGTAAACTATGTGTTTAACTCCTTCAAAAGTCTTCAAATTAGAGATCCACAACTCAAAACAACATAATTGTCAATACAACTTACTGGTCCAGTGTTTGTGGACTTTGGTGttgagtttcaaaaatatatttaaaatttattataaaaaaaatctgctctgggggggggggggggtttgacccccaaaacccccccttggttgcgccactgtctATGAGTTAACTTATTACGCTCATGTTGTGCTTAAAAAGCGCGCTTATTTCATGATACGTTTACATTGTACACGCTGTGATAAGTTTCGAGttaaattctgaaataattccaTAGCGAGCTCTGAAATATTCTTAGAATAATTGGGAAATATTCTAAGAGAAGGTCACAGCATTTTCAACCAAATTCATTACTTTCTTCCTTCACGGTTTCTTGCGCGTATATGGTTTTCTGGTAATTAGTCATCCAATCTTCAGAAAAAAACTCCTTGGAAATGTTTGAAAGTGTTTCCAAATGAAGGTGCGGCGGCAAAACAAATGTtcttaggggcggtccattaattacgtaagacaatacTTCACACGCATTAttcggaatctatttgatttttctacaaaaaattaatttttttcggtacggtgtctaaaacataaaaaaacggGGGTGAGATTGGGACAAGCAAGATCgaaagtaaatgaaattgcaagtccacttttttatattttgcgctgccgggtgttctcttttttcatcaagatgtgtttattctttctaaatacagcaaatctgaaacatcaaacaagtctacttgcaTATCTGTGTATTGAACAACAATACAATATTACGGGGCcctgatagccgtagcggtaaacgcgcagctattcagcaagaccaagctgagggtcgtgggttcgaatcccaccggtcgaggatcttttcgagttggaaattttctcgacttcccagggcatagagtatcttcgtacctgccacacgatatacgcatgcaaaaatagtcattggcatagtaagctctcagttgataactgtggaagtgctcataagaacactaagctgagaagcaggctctgtcccagtggggacataaCGCCAAAAGAAGAACAACCCCTTTTTACAACttttcaaaccagcaactgtgtttcgtgcgcagcaacatcgtaaaattttatcaaatggattatttttggaatttaattattaatatattaattatttatatattgaCCATTTTAATATtacagaaacatctcacggatgaacaaataatcgctaaaataccaggattatgacgtcaacatctgcctgaaatgtattgatcgtggaatgttgcaccgaaatttaactatttgttatgctttgaaataatcactgtttcaatacacctttggggaaactgaataggttTTATGGCAATGGATATgggactttgaagacaatttgagggcaAAAAAGAAagtttatgtaaacttgacgataaatggtgggtttacatattttttctcatagctcttcaatttttttggtATGATCGTAATTTTGAGTAGGCTTATTACACTTTTAAAACATCTTAGatgtcttttcgtcttgtttacatcgtatttcatcaatatttttcagatgtgaatggttttgcaatcatattctcaaaaacaagttatttcaattacaatgACCCAATGTCatcccctctatggggtgagattgggtcatttttcattcacttgtggtgccgctgtgaataaatatttttcttaaatttttgaacagttgttaatgttccatcacaccaaatttgaagtttattggagttaaattgcaagttattcaataaataaatcgtacatatccctttttgacccattctcacccccaacgacggtttaaaataatttcaagattcatATTGagtcatcagaacgtatttatttcaacaaaaaatcaaaattttgaaaatcgaccaaaagttgctcttaaaaaaacttatttattaaaaatttctccatcataaCCATTGCAAccatttctgtgcagacagaacggaccaagtgttgaatagcaataaactgattgattattgcattttttgagtacatttcagagtccgatagaagtttatggtagttcgtGTTGAATGggttgataatctgtttatcttagagatatgcaccaagtttgaccatgcaagtattaaatgaaaatatttcccTAGAAATTTtccagtcagagtgaaccaactcactgaacggtggcctttagttcagtcagagtggaccaagtacgcATAGTCCTTCAAAAGATCGTTATATCAGAGGTttagattatgatttttcataattatcacttcacattatattgtttgaaagtaacacaaaaatgtgtaGAAATAGCAGAAGCAAAagttaaacgagttcaaaaattacagagcgttaggcTTTTAGTCCTTTTccctcaaaatatgaaaaaagtcacttggtccactctgacctaacgccgaccatatcttattcttattcttctttgcattacgtcttcactgggacaaagcctgcttctcagcttagtgttcaataagcacttccactgttattgactacgagttttctttgccaaatttgacaTTTTCACATTCGAATATCGAGTGACAGgtacgatactctatgcccagagaagtccagaaaatttccGTTACGATAAGATTCTGgatcgactgggaatcgaacccagacaccttcggcatggctttgctttgtagccgcggactctaatcactcggccaAGCAAGGTTCGCCAACAACAATGTTATGTCTGTCTTAATTATTAAAAAACTTCCTCTAGTAAAAATAGAtggaaatttaataaaaaaatacaaaacacaAGCAGATGTCTTCCATAATCAATCAACTCAAATTTTGCCTTGGTTATTCATATCGAATTCTAAAGCTTAGAGTACAAGCGAAATGAAAAAATACTATGCTCATTCTCTCATGAAACCCATTTGATTATGATGACCTATGAACTCGGTGCACATTTCCAGCACACCTTCCACGTTTCACAGATGAGGAGGTAGGTAGGtccaacaagaaaaaaaaagcctGCACTTGTGCTATGAACGAGAACGACTCCAGTAAGTGTACCAGGAGCTAGTGCCAAGCCATCCAAAGGACGAGCAAATCAAGCCCCCGGGAAAAAATGA
It contains:
- the LOC5567389 gene encoding uncharacterized protein LOC5567389, coding for MGKNCAVEGCPSFRHCISTKSFYKIFTAKRTNIDKWIEFCQNSPLAKDSVICERHFKDSDFCNPNNKSQGVHSLACPSLYPPTTGSVEPRPSLLHRDETQELKLEIKIEPTEVNF